From a single Pseudomonas triticicola genomic region:
- a CDS encoding MFS transporter, whose product MKTAVAPLAHEVPPAAGDDTLAELQEIYIEKGTPAFMRTVLALFCGGFATFALLYCVQPMMPLLSHEYGINAAQSSLILSVATGMLAFGLLITGPISDRIGRKPVMVAALFAAAVCTIASSMMPSWQGVLIMRALIGLSLSGLAAVAMTYLSEEIHPQHIGLAMGLYIGGNAIGGMSGRLITGVLIDFVSWHTAMLVIGGLALVAAAVFWKILPESRNFRARSLHPRSLLDGFTMHFRDAGLPLLFLEAFVLMGAFVTLFNYIGYRLLAAPYNLDQVFVGLLSVVYLSGIYSSAKIGSLADKLGRRKVLWATIALMFAGLALTMFTSLLLVIVGMLVFTFGFFAAHSVASSWIGRRALTAKGQASSLYLFSYYAGSSIAGTAGGVFWHLGGWNGIGLFIGALLLIALLVALKLAKLPPLQGVKA is encoded by the coding sequence GTGAAAACTGCTGTTGCGCCCCTTGCCCACGAAGTCCCGCCCGCTGCCGGCGATGATACCCTCGCCGAGCTGCAGGAGATCTACATCGAAAAAGGCACGCCGGCGTTCATGCGCACGGTACTGGCGCTGTTCTGTGGCGGTTTTGCGACGTTTGCCCTGCTCTACTGCGTGCAACCGATGATGCCGCTGCTGTCCCACGAATACGGGATCAATGCCGCGCAGAGCAGCCTGATCCTCTCGGTGGCGACCGGCATGTTGGCCTTCGGTCTGCTGATCACCGGGCCGATTTCCGACCGCATCGGCCGTAAACCAGTGATGGTCGCGGCGCTGTTCGCTGCCGCGGTGTGCACCATCGCCAGTTCGATGATGCCGAGCTGGCAGGGCGTATTGATCATGCGTGCGCTGATCGGCCTGTCATTGAGCGGTCTGGCAGCGGTAGCGATGACCTATCTGAGCGAAGAAATCCATCCACAACACATCGGCCTGGCGATGGGTTTGTACATCGGCGGAAACGCGATCGGCGGGATGAGCGGGCGCTTGATCACCGGCGTGCTGATCGACTTCGTCAGCTGGCACACGGCGATGCTGGTGATTGGCGGTCTGGCGCTGGTCGCGGCGGCGGTGTTCTGGAAGATCCTCCCGGAGTCGCGCAACTTCCGTGCTCGCTCGCTGCACCCGCGCAGCCTGCTCGACGGCTTCACCATGCATTTTCGCGACGCCGGGCTGCCGCTGCTGTTTCTCGAAGCGTTTGTGCTGATGGGCGCGTTTGTCACGCTGTTCAACTACATCGGGTACCGCTTGCTGGCGGCGCCGTACAACCTCGATCAGGTATTTGTCGGATTGCTCTCGGTGGTCTACCTGTCGGGGATCTACAGCTCGGCGAAAATCGGTTCTTTGGCGGACAAGCTGGGGCGACGCAAAGTGCTCTGGGCGACCATTGCGCTGATGTTCGCCGGACTGGCACTGACCATGTTCACTTCCTTGTTGCTGGTGATCGTCGGCATGCTGGTGTTCACCTTCGGCTTCTTCGCCGCGCACTCGGTGGCGAGCAGCTGGATCGGCCGGCGCGCGTTGACCGCCAAGGGTCAGGCGTCGTCGCTGTATCTGTTCAGTTATTACGCCGGGTCGAGCATTGCCGGGACGGCGGGCGGAGTGTTCTGGCATCTGGGCGGGTGGAACGGGATCGGGCTGTTTATTGGTGCGTTGTTGCTGATTGCCCTGCTGGTGGCGTTGAAACTGGCGAAGTTGCCGCCGTTGCAGGGTGTCAAAGCCTGA
- a CDS encoding LysR family transcriptional regulator — protein MELRHLRYFIAVAEELHFGRAAQVLGISQPPLSQQIQALEQQLGARLFERTNRRVELSEAGRLFLQEARLVLAQVDKAADVARRAQLGELGELKIGFTSSAPFNSTIPQAIFSFRQRFPAVHLNLREMSSTMVADALVDESIEVGIMRPLGLPDSLSVVELMREPLVAVLSSKHPLAQGSDEGLFLSALALEPFVFFPRSYGSGLYAQLLSLARDAGFSPHFAQEAGEAMTIIGLVAAGLGVSVLPASYQRMRIDGVVYRPLLDPEAISAVWLVQRKDQKSPMAKAFVELLTRKVEPLTV, from the coding sequence ATGGAACTGCGTCATCTGCGTTACTTCATCGCCGTCGCCGAAGAACTGCATTTTGGCCGGGCCGCACAGGTGCTGGGCATCTCCCAGCCACCACTGAGCCAGCAGATTCAGGCGCTGGAGCAACAGCTCGGCGCGCGATTGTTCGAGCGCACCAATCGTCGGGTCGAATTGAGCGAGGCGGGCAGGTTGTTTCTGCAGGAGGCGCGGCTGGTGCTGGCACAAGTCGACAAGGCGGCGGATGTTGCCCGCCGTGCGCAACTTGGCGAGCTGGGTGAGTTGAAGATTGGCTTCACCTCGTCGGCGCCGTTCAACTCGACCATTCCGCAGGCGATTTTTTCCTTTCGTCAGCGCTTTCCGGCGGTGCATCTGAATTTGCGCGAAATGAGCAGCACCATGGTCGCCGATGCCTTGGTGGACGAGTCGATCGAAGTCGGCATCATGCGCCCGCTCGGATTGCCGGATTCACTGAGTGTTGTGGAGTTGATGCGCGAGCCATTGGTGGCGGTGCTCAGTTCCAAGCATCCGTTGGCCCAAGGCAGCGACGAAGGCCTGTTTCTCTCGGCGCTGGCGCTGGAGCCATTCGTGTTTTTCCCGCGCAGCTATGGCAGCGGGCTGTACGCACAACTGCTCAGTCTGGCCCGTGACGCCGGCTTCAGCCCGCACTTCGCTCAAGAGGCTGGCGAGGCGATGACCATCATCGGTCTGGTGGCGGCGGGCTTGGGTGTATCGGTGCTGCCAGCGTCCTACCAACGCATGCGCATCGACGGCGTGGTCTACCGCCCGCTGCTCGATCCTGAAGCGATTTCGGCGGTTTGGCTGGTGCAGCGCAAAGATCAGAAATCACCGATGGCCAAGGCGTTTGTCGAACTGCTGACGCGCAAGGTTGAGCCCCTGACGGTGTGA
- a CDS encoding NAD(P)/FAD-dependent oxidoreductase, with translation MPIVEMESRQVVIIGAGPSGAIAAALLKRKGHDVLVLERQHFPRFSIGESLLSHCLDFVEEAGMLDAVNAAGFQRKTGAAFAWGERYSAFDFGDTFTAGKPTTFQVQRADFDKLLADQAALQGAEIRYGDAIVSVDFDQAKPFLDVRREDGSEYRVEADFVLDASGYGRVLSRLLDLEAPSNFPVRQAVFTHVEDRIDNPAFDREKILVTTHPEHRDVWFWTIPFSNGRCSVGVVAAEEHFQSRDSDLDACLRSFIAETPSLAGVLNNAIWDTPARTLGGYAANVKTLHGPGFALLGNAAEFLDPVFSSGVTIAMRSASMAAGVLHRQLQGETVDWQREFAEPLKRGVDTFRCYVEGWYAGTFQDVIFYEDSQAEIRRMICSILAGYAWDERNPFVSEARRRLKMISQLCAQDTP, from the coding sequence GTGCCAATCGTTGAAATGGAATCCCGTCAGGTCGTGATCATCGGTGCCGGCCCGTCCGGTGCTATCGCCGCCGCCCTGCTCAAACGCAAGGGCCACGATGTGCTGGTGCTCGAGCGCCAGCACTTCCCGCGCTTCTCCATCGGCGAAAGCCTGCTCAGCCATTGCCTGGATTTCGTCGAAGAAGCCGGCATGCTCGACGCCGTCAACGCCGCCGGTTTCCAGCGCAAGACCGGCGCGGCGTTTGCCTGGGGCGAGCGCTACAGCGCTTTCGATTTTGGCGACACCTTCACCGCCGGCAAGCCGACCACGTTCCAGGTGCAGCGCGCCGACTTCGACAAGTTGCTGGCCGATCAAGCAGCATTGCAAGGTGCGGAAATCCGTTATGGAGATGCGATTGTCAGCGTCGACTTCGATCAGGCGAAACCATTCCTTGATGTGCGTCGCGAAGACGGCAGCGAGTACCGCGTCGAAGCCGATTTCGTCCTGGACGCCAGCGGCTACGGCCGCGTGCTGTCGCGCTTGCTCGACCTCGAAGCACCTTCGAATTTCCCGGTGCGTCAGGCGGTGTTCACCCATGTCGAAGATCGCATCGACAATCCGGCGTTCGACCGTGAAAAGATCCTCGTCACCACCCATCCCGAGCATCGCGATGTATGGTTCTGGACCATCCCGTTCAGCAACGGCCGCTGCTCGGTGGGCGTGGTCGCGGCTGAGGAACACTTTCAGAGCCGCGACAGCGACCTGGATGCCTGCCTGCGCAGTTTTATCGCCGAGACGCCAAGCCTCGCCGGGGTTCTGAACAACGCGATCTGGGACACCCCGGCGCGCACCCTCGGCGGCTACGCAGCCAATGTGAAAACCCTGCATGGCCCGGGCTTCGCGCTGCTGGGCAACGCCGCAGAATTCCTCGACCCGGTGTTCTCCTCCGGCGTGACCATTGCCATGCGTTCGGCAAGCATGGCCGCCGGCGTGCTGCACCGTCAGTTGCAAGGTGAAACGGTGGACTGGCAACGCGAATTTGCCGAACCGTTGAAACGCGGCGTCGACACGTTCCGCTGCTACGTCGAAGGCTGGTACGCCGGCACCTTCCAGGACGTGATTTTCTATGAGGACAGCCAGGCGGAGATTCGCCGGATGATCTGCTCGATCCTCGCCGGTTACGCCTGGGACGAGCGCAACCCGTTCGTCAGTGAAGCGCGGCGCCGGCTGAAGATGATTTCCCAACTCTGCGCGCAGGACACCCCATGA
- a CDS encoding beta-ketoacyl-[acyl-carrier-protein] synthase family protein: MTAYLNALGVICALGRDKSEVARNLFAGDCSGMRRESGWVAERELPVAGVHGELAPIPAELIEHSSRNNQLLLEAALQIRDDIDRAIQTFGRERIGVVLGTSTSGIDEASRGLAHYIREQQFPREYDYRQQELGAPANFLAEWLQLSGPAYVISTACTSSARALMSAQRLLDLGLCDAVLCGGVDSLCKLTLNGFSSLEAVSDERCNPFSANRKGINIGEAAVLFVMSKQRGEGPGIALLGAGASSDAHHISAPEPSGRGALQAMQKALGRAHLQAGQINYLNLHGTATQHNDAMESLAVAALFPESVACSSTKPLTGHTLGAAGALEAAFCWLSLSADNPEQALPPHIWDGQADPALPPLKWVTASERLTSIAPRYLMSNSFAFGGNNVSLIIGDAP; this comes from the coding sequence ATGACCGCTTACCTGAATGCCCTCGGCGTGATCTGCGCTTTGGGCCGCGACAAGTCTGAAGTCGCGCGCAATCTGTTTGCCGGCGACTGCTCGGGCATGCGCCGCGAGTCCGGCTGGGTCGCCGAACGTGAGCTGCCTGTCGCCGGCGTGCACGGTGAATTGGCGCCGATCCCGGCCGAACTGATCGAACACAGCAGTCGCAACAACCAACTGCTGCTGGAAGCCGCGCTGCAGATTCGAGACGACATCGATCGTGCGATCCAGACCTTCGGCCGCGAGCGCATAGGCGTGGTGCTAGGCACCAGCACCTCGGGTATCGACGAGGCCAGCCGGGGTCTGGCGCATTACATCCGCGAACAGCAATTTCCTCGCGAGTACGACTATCGCCAGCAGGAACTCGGCGCCCCGGCGAATTTTCTCGCCGAATGGCTGCAACTGAGCGGCCCGGCCTACGTGATTTCCACCGCCTGTACCTCCAGCGCCCGCGCGCTGATGAGCGCTCAGCGCCTGCTCGATCTGGGCCTGTGCGACGCGGTACTGTGCGGCGGCGTCGACAGTCTGTGCAAGCTCACGCTGAACGGTTTCTCATCGCTGGAAGCTGTTTCAGATGAGCGCTGCAATCCGTTTTCCGCCAACCGCAAAGGCATCAATATCGGCGAAGCAGCGGTGCTGTTCGTGATGAGCAAACAGCGCGGCGAAGGCCCGGGAATCGCCTTGCTCGGCGCCGGTGCCAGCTCGGATGCGCACCATATTTCCGCGCCGGAGCCGAGCGGTCGCGGCGCTCTGCAAGCGATGCAGAAAGCCCTCGGCCGCGCTCATCTGCAAGCCGGGCAAATCAACTACCTGAACCTGCACGGCACCGCGACCCAGCACAACGACGCGATGGAAAGCCTGGCGGTCGCGGCGCTGTTTCCCGAAAGCGTCGCCTGCTCGTCAACCAAGCCGCTGACCGGCCACACCCTCGGCGCTGCCGGCGCGCTGGAAGCGGCGTTCTGCTGGCTGAGCCTGAGTGCCGACAACCCTGAACAGGCGTTGCCGCCGCATATCTGGGACGGCCAGGCCGATCCCGCGCTGCCGCCGCTCAAGTGGGTGACCGCGAGCGAACGCCTGACGTCCATTGCACCGCGCTACCTGATGAGCAACTCGTTTGCCTTCGGCGGCAACAACGTCAGCCTGATTATCGGAGACGCACCATGA
- a CDS encoding beta-ketoacyl-ACP synthase — translation MKRVVVTGMAGITSLGSDWPTIAGNFAANRSGIRRMDEWDRFTELNTRLAGPIDDFLVPSHWTRKQLRSMGRVSRLAVGAAEKALADAGLLGDESIKDGRMGVACGSSTGSTDEIKAFGNMLLNSVAEGLNANSYVRMMPHTTAANISIFFGLTGRLIPTSSACTSGSQGIGYAYEAIKFGRLPLMLAGGAEELCPTEAMVFDALYATSLKNDAPQTSPRPYDKGRDGLVIGEGGGMLVLEELEHALARGAHIHAEVVGFGSNADGQHTTRPEQVTMRRAMELALEDAGLSPDAIGYVNGHGTATEQGDIAETLATSSLFGEHMPISSQKSFLGHTLGACGALESWFSIEMLKSDRYVHTFNLDEVDPHCGKLDYLRGEFRQMHHDYVMNNNFAFGGVNTSLIFRRWA, via the coding sequence ATGAAGCGCGTCGTCGTCACCGGCATGGCCGGCATCACCTCGCTGGGCAGCGACTGGCCGACCATTGCCGGCAATTTCGCGGCCAATCGCAGCGGCATTCGCCGCATGGACGAGTGGGATCGCTTCACTGAGCTGAACACGCGCCTGGCCGGGCCTATCGATGATTTTCTCGTACCGTCGCACTGGACCCGCAAGCAGTTGCGCAGTATGGGCCGGGTTTCGCGACTGGCGGTCGGCGCAGCAGAAAAGGCTCTGGCCGATGCTGGCCTGCTCGGTGACGAATCGATCAAGGACGGGCGCATGGGCGTCGCTTGTGGTTCGTCTACCGGTAGCACTGACGAGATCAAGGCATTTGGCAACATGCTGCTCAACTCGGTGGCCGAGGGGCTGAACGCCAACTCCTATGTGCGGATGATGCCGCACACCACCGCCGCCAATATCAGCATTTTCTTCGGCCTCACCGGCCGCCTGATCCCCACCTCCAGCGCCTGCACCAGCGGCAGCCAGGGCATCGGCTACGCCTATGAGGCAATCAAGTTCGGCCGCCTGCCATTGATGCTCGCCGGCGGCGCGGAAGAACTGTGCCCGACCGAAGCCATGGTGTTCGACGCGCTCTACGCCACCAGCCTGAAAAATGATGCACCACAGACCAGCCCACGCCCGTACGACAAGGGCCGCGACGGTCTGGTGATCGGCGAAGGCGGCGGCATGCTGGTGCTTGAAGAGCTGGAACACGCCCTCGCCCGTGGCGCGCACATTCACGCGGAAGTCGTCGGTTTCGGCAGCAACGCCGACGGCCAGCACACCACCCGCCCGGAACAGGTCACGATGCGCCGCGCCATGGAGCTGGCCCTGGAAGATGCCGGCCTCAGCCCGGACGCCATCGGCTATGTAAACGGCCACGGCACCGCGACTGAACAGGGCGACATCGCCGAAACGCTGGCCACCAGCAGCCTGTTCGGCGAACACATGCCGATCAGTTCGCAAAAGAGTTTCCTCGGCCACACCCTCGGTGCCTGCGGTGCGCTGGAGTCATGGTTCAGCATCGAGATGCTCAAGAGCGACCGTTACGTGCATACCTTCAACCTCGACGAGGTCGACCCGCACTGCGGCAAGCTCGATTACCTGCGCGGCGAATTTCGTCAGATGCACCACGATTACGTGATGAACAACAATTTCGCTTTCGGCGGCGTCAACACCTCGTTGATCTTCCGCCGCTGGGCATAA
- a CDS encoding hotdog family protein, translating to MSHWPLAELLPHAGDMILIDAIERFDDEQIFTRLTVKPDGLFNLPDGSLPAWVGVELMAQSVAAFAGCHARQKGNPPELGFLLGTRKFECNVEAFAPGSELTIHGLRSLEDDNGMGVFECHIHGDGIHASARLNVFRPPQANQYLQQTKESHDD from the coding sequence ATGAGCCACTGGCCGCTCGCCGAACTGCTGCCGCATGCCGGCGACATGATCCTGATCGACGCCATCGAGCGCTTCGATGACGAGCAGATTTTCACTCGCCTCACGGTCAAGCCCGACGGCCTGTTCAACCTGCCCGACGGCAGCCTGCCGGCGTGGGTCGGCGTCGAGCTGATGGCGCAGAGCGTCGCCGCTTTCGCCGGTTGCCACGCCCGGCAAAAAGGCAATCCGCCGGAGCTGGGCTTTCTCCTCGGCACGCGCAAATTCGAGTGCAACGTCGAAGCCTTTGCGCCCGGCAGCGAGCTGACCATCCATGGCCTGCGCTCACTGGAAGACGACAACGGCATGGGCGTATTCGAATGCCATATCCACGGCGACGGCATACACGCCAGCGCCCGGCTGAACGTGTTTCGTCCGCCGCAAGCCAACCAATATCTGCAACAGACAAAGGAGTCGCACGATGACTGA
- a CDS encoding class I SAM-dependent methyltransferase, which yields MNYLSDSYVEETRFGLWFLRSHTWQHHVLRVAINDLRGLFSEALPEHPVLLDAGCGQGKSFGHLRQTFAPQRLIGVDADPHSLQLSAEEATRLGMPVELIGSDCATLNVADASVDLLFCHQTFHHLVEQEKALAEFYRVLKPGGYLLFAESTEAYIDTWVIRWLFRHPMHVQKSAAGYLQMIREQGFEFAERNVSYPYLWWSRSKDFGLLERLGLSKPKPFGEREETLVNVVARKPLQESV from the coding sequence ATGAATTACCTGAGCGACAGTTACGTCGAGGAAACCCGCTTCGGTCTCTGGTTCCTGCGCAGCCACACCTGGCAGCACCATGTGCTGCGTGTGGCGATCAACGACCTGCGTGGCTTGTTCAGTGAAGCACTGCCGGAACACCCGGTGCTGCTGGACGCCGGTTGCGGTCAGGGCAAGTCGTTCGGCCACCTGCGCCAGACCTTCGCCCCGCAACGCCTGATCGGCGTCGACGCCGACCCGCACAGCCTGCAACTCAGCGCCGAAGAGGCCACGCGCCTGGGCATGCCAGTCGAGTTGATCGGCAGCGATTGCGCCACGCTCAACGTCGCCGATGCCAGTGTCGATCTGCTGTTCTGTCACCAGACCTTCCACCACTTGGTCGAGCAGGAAAAGGCCTTGGCCGAGTTCTATCGCGTGCTCAAGCCGGGCGGCTATCTACTGTTCGCCGAATCCACCGAGGCTTACATTGATACCTGGGTGATTCGCTGGCTGTTCCGCCATCCGATGCACGTACAGAAGAGCGCCGCCGGTTATCTGCAGATGATCCGCGAGCAGGGTTTCGAGTTTGCCGAGCGCAATGTGTCCTATCCGTATCTGTGGTGGAGCCGGTCGAAGGATTTTGGTTTGCTGGAGCGGCTGGGGTTGAGCAAACCCAAGCCATTCGGTGAGCGTGAAGAGACGCTGGTGAATGTTGTTGCGCGCAAGCCATTGCAGGAATCTGTCTGA
- a CDS encoding sodium:proton antiporter, whose protein sequence is MMVFGFWLLALALFALATRVGRHFGLIPIVSQLLLASFGLPLLMYFWIEPGWQLSGAQLIAPDWLKNLYSLSFALLLGHILSDVIDLRLDRQSVKIAVPSFAVPFACGLAVAYWLLPSQQWLNALAIGLVFAITAIPVLYLYLRHIDYPPAATRRLVQTAILIDLTCWTLFGLAQGSLHLSSLLLPVAMAGVPLLLHLLRVRRPLTYSLGFFALLVMAEHYKLNALIFGIGYLLCMALLKVPLVLPLPARWMSRLQTWIAIPLILTFGIVQIDVHSALASLGAGQWAALLLLPIASKLLGNWLGLGWAGASFAGASRWRESVLLNIRGLSEIVFLNLLLQQQLITPALYFALMLMGLIATLLPALIGLHRAPLNLNSPLPRSSRANR, encoded by the coding sequence ATGATGGTCTTCGGCTTCTGGTTGCTGGCCTTGGCGCTGTTTGCCCTGGCGACCCGGGTCGGCCGTCACTTCGGCCTGATACCGATCGTCAGTCAGTTGCTGCTGGCGAGCTTCGGTTTGCCGTTGCTGATGTATTTCTGGATCGAACCGGGCTGGCAGCTCAGCGGCGCACAACTGATCGCTCCGGACTGGTTGAAAAACCTCTACAGCCTGAGCTTCGCCTTGCTGCTCGGGCACATCCTCAGCGATGTCATCGATCTGCGTCTGGATCGCCAAAGCGTAAAAATCGCTGTGCCGAGTTTCGCCGTGCCGTTCGCTTGCGGGCTGGCGGTCGCGTATTGGTTGCTGCCGTCGCAGCAGTGGCTCAACGCACTGGCCATCGGACTGGTCTTCGCCATAACGGCGATCCCGGTGTTGTACCTGTATTTGCGCCACATCGATTACCCGCCCGCTGCCACACGGCGTCTGGTGCAAACCGCGATCCTTATCGATCTGACTTGCTGGACGCTGTTCGGCCTCGCCCAGGGCAGTCTGCACTTGAGCAGCCTGTTGCTGCCTGTGGCCATGGCCGGCGTGCCACTGCTTTTGCACCTGCTGCGCGTGCGTCGCCCGCTGACCTACAGCCTCGGCTTCTTCGCCCTGCTGGTCATGGCCGAGCATTACAAACTCAACGCGCTGATTTTCGGCATCGGCTATCTGCTGTGCATGGCGCTGCTGAAAGTGCCGTTGGTGCTGCCGTTGCCGGCACGCTGGATGAGCCGCTTGCAGACGTGGATCGCGATCCCGCTGATCCTCACGTTCGGTATCGTCCAGATCGACGTGCACAGCGCCCTCGCCAGCCTTGGCGCCGGGCAGTGGGCGGCGCTGCTGCTGTTGCCGATTGCCAGTAAACTGCTGGGCAACTGGCTCGGCCTCGGTTGGGCGGGCGCCTCGTTCGCTGGCGCCAGCCGCTGGCGCGAAAGCGTGCTGCTGAACATTCGCGGCCTGAGCGAAATCGTCTTTCTCAATCTGCTATTGCAACAACAGCTCATCACCCCGGCGCTGTATTTCGCGCTGATGCTGATGGGCCTGATCGCGACGCTGCTGCCGGCCCTGATCGGCCTGCATCGCGCGCCCCTGAATCTGAACAGTCCCTTGCCCCGGAGCTCACGTGCCAATCGTTGA
- the fabG gene encoding 3-oxoacyl-ACP reductase FabG, translated as MTESVLVTGSSRGIGRAIALRLAQAGHDIVLHCRSGMTEAQAVQAEIEALGRRARILQFDVADRETCKSILEADVENHGAYYGVVLNAGLTRDGAFPALSDDDWDVVLRTNLDGFYNVLHPVMMPMIRRRAAGRIVCITSVSGLIGNRGQVNYSASKAGVIGAAKALAIELGKRKITVNCVAPGLIDTAMLDENVPVEELMKMIPAQRMGTPEEVASAVNFLMSAEASYITRQVLAVNGGLC; from the coding sequence ATGACTGAATCCGTACTGGTCACCGGCTCCAGCCGTGGCATCGGCCGCGCCATTGCCTTGCGTCTGGCGCAAGCCGGGCACGACATCGTCCTGCATTGCCGCAGCGGCATGACCGAAGCCCAAGCGGTGCAGGCCGAAATCGAAGCGCTGGGCCGCCGCGCGCGCATCCTGCAATTCGACGTCGCCGACCGTGAAACCTGCAAAAGCATTCTCGAAGCCGATGTCGAAAATCACGGTGCCTATTACGGCGTGGTGCTCAACGCCGGGCTGACCCGCGACGGCGCGTTTCCGGCGCTGAGCGATGACGATTGGGACGTGGTCCTGCGCACCAACCTCGACGGTTTCTACAACGTCCTGCACCCGGTGATGATGCCGATGATTCGTCGTCGCGCCGCCGGGCGCATCGTCTGCATCACTTCGGTGTCGGGCCTGATCGGCAACCGTGGCCAGGTCAACTACAGCGCTTCGAAGGCCGGGGTGATCGGTGCGGCAAAGGCGTTGGCGATCGAGCTGGGCAAGCGCAAAATTACGGTTAACTGCGTCGCCCCTGGCCTGATCGACACGGCCATGCTCGACGAAAACGTGCCGGTGGAGGAACTGATGAAAATGATCCCCGCGCAACGCATGGGCACCCCGGAAGAAGTGGCCTCTGCGGTAAATTTCCTGATGTCGGCGGAAGCCTCGTACATCACCCGTCAGGTCCTGGCGGTCAACGGAGGCCTGTGCTGA
- a CDS encoding type II toxin-antitoxin system PemK/MazF family toxin — MPLRYQPKERSVLICDFRGYEVPEMVKVRPVVVLRKHRSNSLLVTVVPLSTTAPDRLLDHHLELASHLQGASPKCWAKCDMVATVNLSRLDRIKSRDRRGRRVYLISHLAIEEFSAIKAAVRQALGL, encoded by the coding sequence ATGCCTCTTCGATACCAGCCCAAGGAGCGCAGCGTGCTGATTTGCGATTTCAGAGGCTATGAAGTGCCTGAGATGGTGAAAGTCAGGCCCGTTGTCGTTCTGCGTAAACACCGCAGCAATAGTCTGTTGGTAACTGTGGTGCCTTTGAGTACTACAGCGCCTGATCGTCTGCTTGATCACCATCTTGAGCTGGCGAGTCATCTACAAGGCGCCAGTCCGAAATGCTGGGCCAAATGTGACATGGTGGCGACGGTCAACCTTTCACGGCTCGACCGAATTAAAAGTCGAGATCGGAGAGGGAGGCGCGTCTATCTGATTTCACATCTCGCAATAGAAGAATTCAGCGCCATCAAAGCCGCAGTGAGACAGGCCCTGGGATTGTGA